A window from Drosophila nasuta strain 15112-1781.00 chromosome 3, ASM2355853v1, whole genome shotgun sequence encodes these proteins:
- the LOC132788090 gene encoding dosage compensation regulator isoform X2, which yields MAELSIYVPALKRKVTARETGSNKKSASKSCALSLVRQLFHLKVIEAFNGTLKKKKDGEMKPYPVKVEEGLINKVDEVIKELELPVVNPSSIKLEVDGAPLSLIVSQSRPDSQAQNDGRPEVATVIPWAPPQPNWNAWHACNIDEGELATTSIDQLSMEYERQIHNRRHNNAEYGKFLEFRDKLPIAAMRGEIMTAINENPVVIIRGNTGCGKTTQIAQYILDDYIASGQGGYANIYVTQPRRISAISVAERVARERCEHLGETVGYSVRFESVIPRPYGSILFCTVGVLLRKLEAGLRGISHIIVDEIHERDVNTDFLLVILRDMVATYPDLHLILMSATIDTTLFSNYFNGCPVLEVPGRGFPVQQFFLEDILQMTQFVPTPELRRKRRDAVDEEETMANDNGEMEQNLNKVCEDKYSDQTRNSMAMLSESDVSFELLESLLIHIKSKNIPGAILVFLPGWNLIFALMKFLQSTTTFGNDSYLILPCHSQIPRDDQRKVFEPVPDGVTKIILSTNIAETSITIDDIVFVVDICKARMKLFTSHNNLTSYATVWASKTNLEQRKGRAGRVRPGFCFTLCSRARFAQLEENLTPEMFRTPLHEIALTVKLLRLGAIHHFLSKALEPPPVDAVIEAEVLLREMRCLDVNDNLTPLGRLLARLPIEPRLGKMLVLGSVFGCADLVASMASYSSTFAEVFALDIGQRRLANHQKALSGLKCSDHVAMIVASQMWHAAKVRGLSDEIRFCDWKGVQMSTMNVMYEAKMQLLDLLQQAGFPEECMLSYKVDANKADAMLDLSVALLCQGLYPNICVHKEKRKVLTTESRAALIHKTSVNCSNLGVSFQYPFFVFGEKIRTRAVSCKQMSMVTPLQVMIFGSRKIDLGPNNTVRIDNWLNFEMNPEHAAKIGALKPALEDLITIACDNPAQVLHLDERYAKLVRVIRDLCVQSAGDYQLSRENGILPHMSRLGGESNSNSGDGSGSGGGPPTKRGRFDNGSGNFGGGSRDRFAGNRGGGFGNQGGGRNFGGGGGHYQGNQGGRGRYGNQGDNSGGYGNQGGGGGFNNRGAGGNNYGGGDSFGNNSYGGNNSTNINSGGGGSQGRFSNQRGF from the exons ATGGCGGAATTGTCGATCTATGTGCCGGCGCTGAAGCGCAAAGTGACGGCTCGTGAGACGGGCTCAAATAAGAAATCGGCTAGCAAATCTTGTGCTCTTTCGCTGGTACGCCAATTGTTCCATCTGAAAGTGATTGAGGCCTTTAACGGCACcctgaaaaagaaaaaggatgGGGAAATGAAGCCGTATCCCGTTAAGGTTGAGGAAGGACTCATCAACAAAGTGGATGAAGTCATCAAAGAGCTGGAATTACCCGTGGTTAATCCCTCCAGTATTAAACTCGAGGTTGACGGAGCTCCTCTTTCCCTGATT GTGAGTCAGAGTCGCCCGGATAGTCAAGCGCAGAACGATGGCCGCCCAGAGGTTGCTACCGTCATACCGTGGGCACCACCGCAACCTAACTGGAATGCCTGGCATGCCTGTAACATTGATGAGGGCGAATTGGCCACCACCTCCATTGACCAACTGTCAATGGAGTATGAACGTCAAATACATAATCGCCGCCACAACAATGCCGAATATGGAAAGTTTCTGGAGTTTCGTGACAAGTTGCCCATTGCAGCCATGCGAGGAGAGATCATGACCGCCATAAATGAGAATCCCGTGGTTATCATTCGCGGCAACACCGGTTGCGGCAAGACCACACAGATTGCCCAGTATATACTCGATGATTACATTGCATCCGGTCAGGGTGGCTATGCCAACATCTATGTGACTCAACCACGGCGAATTTCGGCCATCTCGGTGGCCGAGCGTGTGGCCCGCGAACGTTGCGAGCATTTAGGGGAAACTGTTGGCTATTCGGTGCGCTTTGAATCGGTGATTCCCCGTCCATATGGCTCCATATTGTTTTGTACTGTGGGCGTTCTTTTGCGTAAACTGGAGGCGGGTTTGCGTGGCATTTCCCACATCATTGTGGACGAGATTCACGAACGCGATGTCAACACTGACTTTCTACTTGTTATCTTACGTGACATGGTCGCCACTTATCCGGACTTGCATC TAATTTTGATGTCGGCTACAATTGATACGACTCTCTTCTCCAATTACTTCAATGGCTGTCCGGTGCTGGAGGTACCTGGTCGCGGTTTTCCAGTGCAGCAATTCTTTCTGGAGGACATCTTGCAGATGACACAGTTTGTGCCTACTCCCGAGTTGCGCCGCAAGCGTCGCGATGCCGTTGACGAAGAGGAAACAATGGCCAACGACAACGGCGAAATGGAACAGAATCTGAATAAAGTGTGCGAAGACAAGTATTCGGATCAAACGCGCAATTCCATGGCCATGCTCTCGGAATCGGATGTTAGCTTTGAGCTGCTCGAATCCCTTTTGATACACATCAAATCGAAGAATATTCCCGGTGCTATTTTGGTCTTTTTGCCCGGCTGGAACTTAATCTTTGCGTTGATGAAGTTTTTGCAGAGCACTACCACTTTCGGCAACGATAGCTATCTCATTCTGCCCTGCCACTCGCAGATACCACGCGATGATCAGCGAAAGGTCTTCGAACCTGTGCCCGATGGCGTCACCAAGATCATATTGTCCACAAACATTGCGGAGACATCTATTACCATCGATGACATTGTCTTTGTGGTGGACATTTGCAAGGCACGCATGAAACTCTTCACTTCGCACAACAATCTCACCAGCTATGCCACCGTCTGGGCCAGCAAAACCAATCTGGAACAGCGCAAGGGTCGCGCTGGTCGTGTTCGTCCTGGTTTCTGCTTTACTCTCTGTTCACGGGCTCGCTTCGCTCAACTGGAGGAGAACCTGACACCGGAAATGTTCCGCACACCGCTCCACGAGATTGCGTTAACTGTGAAGCTGTTGCGCCTTGGCGCCATACATCATTTCCTGTCCAAGGCACTGGAACCGCCGCCAGTGGACGCGGTCATCGAAGCAGAGGTCTTGTTGCGTGAAATGCGTTGTCTGGATGTAAACGATAATCTCACTCCGCTGGGCCGGCTGCTGGCACGTCTGCCAATTGAGCCGCGGCTGGGCAAGATGCTGGTGCTGGGCTCCGTTTTTGGCTGCGCTGATCTCGTGGCCAGCATGGCCTCCTATTCGAGCACGTTCGCCGAGGTCTTTGCTTTGGATATCGGTCAGCGTCGCTTGGCAAATCATCAGAAGGCGCTGAGCGGCTTAAAGTGCTCTGATCATGTGGCCATGATTGTTGCCTCGCAGATGTGGCACGCTGCCAAAGTGCGTGGCCTTTCGGATGAGATACGCTTCTGTGATTGGAAGGGAGTACAGATGTCCACCATGAATGTGATGTACGAGGCCAAAATGCAGCTGCTCGATCTTTTGCAGCAAGCTGGCTTCCCCGAAGAGTGCATGCTATCCTATAAGGTGGACGCAAATAAGGCTGATGCCATGCTGGATTTATCGGTGGCACTGCTCTGCCAGGGTCTCTATCCCAACATCTGTGTGCACAAGGAGAAGCGCAAGGTGCTGACCACTGAATCGAGAGCAGCGTTGATCCACAAGACATCGGTGAACTGCAGCAATCTGGGTGTATCCTTTCAATATCCATTCTTCGTCTTCGGTGAAAAGATTCGCACACGCGCTGTTTCTTGCAAGCAAATGTCGATGGTGACGCCACTGCAAGTAATGATCTTTGGCTCGCGTAAAATCGATTTGGGTCCCAATAATACGGTGCGCATAGATAACTGGCTCAATTTCGAGATGAATCCCGAGCATGCGGCCAAAATTGGTGCACTAAAGCCGGCCCTGGAGGATCTTATTACCATAGCCTGTGATAATCCTGCCCAGGTGCTGCACCTGGATGAACGATACGCGAAGCTGGTACGCGTCATTCGTGATTTGTGCGTGCAGAGTGCAGGCGATTACCAACTAAGCCGTGAGAATGGCATATTGCCGCATATGAGTCGCCTTGGCGGAGAAAGCAATAGTAATAGTGGCGATGGCAGCGGATCCGGAGGAGGACCACCAACAAAACGTGGTCGCTTCGATAACGGCAGTGGCAACTTTGGAGGCGGAAGTAGGGACAGATTTGCAGGCAACAGAGGCGGAGGCTTTGGAAACCAAGGCGGCGGTAGAAACTTTGGCGGAGGCGGTGGACACTATCAAGGTAATCAAGGTGGCAGAGGACGTTATGGTAATCAGGGTGACAACAGCGGAGGTTACGGTAATCAAGGAGGCGGCGGAGGATTCAACAACCGTGGAGCTGGTGGTAATAATTATGGAGGAGGAGACAGCTTTGGGAACAACAGCTACGGGGGTAACAATAGTACGAACATCAATTCAGGAGGCGGCGGCAGTCAAGGAAGATTTTCCAATCAACGAggcttttaa
- the LOC132788090 gene encoding dosage compensation regulator isoform X1, whose translation MDIKSFLFSYCAKNQTEPKFEVRPTGPKHRQRFLCEVRVEPCTYIAVGNSTNKKDAEKNASRDYVNYLVRTGKLNAKDVPMDMPGQAAAASGDAGGRAAGEQQQRRVFGGASGPHDLGEAYRPLNHQMGGRDSFNIIDRVQEQKDMNEAESIDMNAVIHGNWTIENAKDRLNIYKQSNNIRDDYKYTPVGPDHARSFMAELSIYVPALKRKVTARETGSNKKSASKSCALSLVRQLFHLKVIEAFNGTLKKKKDGEMKPYPVKVEEGLINKVDEVIKELELPVVNPSSIKLEVDGAPLSLIVSQSRPDSQAQNDGRPEVATVIPWAPPQPNWNAWHACNIDEGELATTSIDQLSMEYERQIHNRRHNNAEYGKFLEFRDKLPIAAMRGEIMTAINENPVVIIRGNTGCGKTTQIAQYILDDYIASGQGGYANIYVTQPRRISAISVAERVARERCEHLGETVGYSVRFESVIPRPYGSILFCTVGVLLRKLEAGLRGISHIIVDEIHERDVNTDFLLVILRDMVATYPDLHLILMSATIDTTLFSNYFNGCPVLEVPGRGFPVQQFFLEDILQMTQFVPTPELRRKRRDAVDEEETMANDNGEMEQNLNKVCEDKYSDQTRNSMAMLSESDVSFELLESLLIHIKSKNIPGAILVFLPGWNLIFALMKFLQSTTTFGNDSYLILPCHSQIPRDDQRKVFEPVPDGVTKIILSTNIAETSITIDDIVFVVDICKARMKLFTSHNNLTSYATVWASKTNLEQRKGRAGRVRPGFCFTLCSRARFAQLEENLTPEMFRTPLHEIALTVKLLRLGAIHHFLSKALEPPPVDAVIEAEVLLREMRCLDVNDNLTPLGRLLARLPIEPRLGKMLVLGSVFGCADLVASMASYSSTFAEVFALDIGQRRLANHQKALSGLKCSDHVAMIVASQMWHAAKVRGLSDEIRFCDWKGVQMSTMNVMYEAKMQLLDLLQQAGFPEECMLSYKVDANKADAMLDLSVALLCQGLYPNICVHKEKRKVLTTESRAALIHKTSVNCSNLGVSFQYPFFVFGEKIRTRAVSCKQMSMVTPLQVMIFGSRKIDLGPNNTVRIDNWLNFEMNPEHAAKIGALKPALEDLITIACDNPAQVLHLDERYAKLVRVIRDLCVQSAGDYQLSRENGILPHMSRLGGESNSNSGDGSGSGGGPPTKRGRFDNGSGNFGGGSRDRFAGNRGGGFGNQGGGRNFGGGGGHYQGNQGGRGRYGNQGDNSGGYGNQGGGGGFNNRGAGGNNYGGGDSFGNNSYGGNNSTNINSGGGGSQGRFSNQRGF comes from the exons atggatataaaatcatttttattttcatattgtgCAAAGAATCAAACGGAACCCAAGTTTGAAGTTCGTCCGACCG GGCCTAAGCATCGACAGCGTTTTTTGTGTGAAGTGCGTGTAGAGCCGTGCACTTATATTGCTGTGGGCAACTCCACCAACAAAAAAGATGCGGAGAAAAATGCTTCACGAGATTACGTTAATTATTTGGTGCGCACGGGCAAACTTAATGCAAAGGATGTGCCTATGGACATGCCTGGccaggcagctgctgcaagCGGCGATGCTGGCGGACGTGCTGCcggagagcagcagcagcggcgtgTCTTCGGTGGCGCGTCCGGTCCGCATGACTTAGGCGAGGCATATCGGCCCTTGAACCATCAGATGGGCGGACGCGACAGCTTCAACATTATTGATCGTGTGCAGGAGCAGAAGGATATGAACGAGGCCGAGTCAATTGACATGAATGCCGTTATCCATGGTAACTGGACCATTGAGAATGCCAAAGATCGCTTGAACATCTACAAGCAATCAAATAACATTCGTGATGATTACAAGTACACTCCAGTGGGTCCAGATCATGCTAG GAGCTTCATGGCGGAATTGTCGATCTATGTGCCGGCGCTGAAGCGCAAAGTGACGGCTCGTGAGACGGGCTCAAATAAGAAATCGGCTAGCAAATCTTGTGCTCTTTCGCTGGTACGCCAATTGTTCCATCTGAAAGTGATTGAGGCCTTTAACGGCACcctgaaaaagaaaaaggatgGGGAAATGAAGCCGTATCCCGTTAAGGTTGAGGAAGGACTCATCAACAAAGTGGATGAAGTCATCAAAGAGCTGGAATTACCCGTGGTTAATCCCTCCAGTATTAAACTCGAGGTTGACGGAGCTCCTCTTTCCCTGATT GTGAGTCAGAGTCGCCCGGATAGTCAAGCGCAGAACGATGGCCGCCCAGAGGTTGCTACCGTCATACCGTGGGCACCACCGCAACCTAACTGGAATGCCTGGCATGCCTGTAACATTGATGAGGGCGAATTGGCCACCACCTCCATTGACCAACTGTCAATGGAGTATGAACGTCAAATACATAATCGCCGCCACAACAATGCCGAATATGGAAAGTTTCTGGAGTTTCGTGACAAGTTGCCCATTGCAGCCATGCGAGGAGAGATCATGACCGCCATAAATGAGAATCCCGTGGTTATCATTCGCGGCAACACCGGTTGCGGCAAGACCACACAGATTGCCCAGTATATACTCGATGATTACATTGCATCCGGTCAGGGTGGCTATGCCAACATCTATGTGACTCAACCACGGCGAATTTCGGCCATCTCGGTGGCCGAGCGTGTGGCCCGCGAACGTTGCGAGCATTTAGGGGAAACTGTTGGCTATTCGGTGCGCTTTGAATCGGTGATTCCCCGTCCATATGGCTCCATATTGTTTTGTACTGTGGGCGTTCTTTTGCGTAAACTGGAGGCGGGTTTGCGTGGCATTTCCCACATCATTGTGGACGAGATTCACGAACGCGATGTCAACACTGACTTTCTACTTGTTATCTTACGTGACATGGTCGCCACTTATCCGGACTTGCATC TAATTTTGATGTCGGCTACAATTGATACGACTCTCTTCTCCAATTACTTCAATGGCTGTCCGGTGCTGGAGGTACCTGGTCGCGGTTTTCCAGTGCAGCAATTCTTTCTGGAGGACATCTTGCAGATGACACAGTTTGTGCCTACTCCCGAGTTGCGCCGCAAGCGTCGCGATGCCGTTGACGAAGAGGAAACAATGGCCAACGACAACGGCGAAATGGAACAGAATCTGAATAAAGTGTGCGAAGACAAGTATTCGGATCAAACGCGCAATTCCATGGCCATGCTCTCGGAATCGGATGTTAGCTTTGAGCTGCTCGAATCCCTTTTGATACACATCAAATCGAAGAATATTCCCGGTGCTATTTTGGTCTTTTTGCCCGGCTGGAACTTAATCTTTGCGTTGATGAAGTTTTTGCAGAGCACTACCACTTTCGGCAACGATAGCTATCTCATTCTGCCCTGCCACTCGCAGATACCACGCGATGATCAGCGAAAGGTCTTCGAACCTGTGCCCGATGGCGTCACCAAGATCATATTGTCCACAAACATTGCGGAGACATCTATTACCATCGATGACATTGTCTTTGTGGTGGACATTTGCAAGGCACGCATGAAACTCTTCACTTCGCACAACAATCTCACCAGCTATGCCACCGTCTGGGCCAGCAAAACCAATCTGGAACAGCGCAAGGGTCGCGCTGGTCGTGTTCGTCCTGGTTTCTGCTTTACTCTCTGTTCACGGGCTCGCTTCGCTCAACTGGAGGAGAACCTGACACCGGAAATGTTCCGCACACCGCTCCACGAGATTGCGTTAACTGTGAAGCTGTTGCGCCTTGGCGCCATACATCATTTCCTGTCCAAGGCACTGGAACCGCCGCCAGTGGACGCGGTCATCGAAGCAGAGGTCTTGTTGCGTGAAATGCGTTGTCTGGATGTAAACGATAATCTCACTCCGCTGGGCCGGCTGCTGGCACGTCTGCCAATTGAGCCGCGGCTGGGCAAGATGCTGGTGCTGGGCTCCGTTTTTGGCTGCGCTGATCTCGTGGCCAGCATGGCCTCCTATTCGAGCACGTTCGCCGAGGTCTTTGCTTTGGATATCGGTCAGCGTCGCTTGGCAAATCATCAGAAGGCGCTGAGCGGCTTAAAGTGCTCTGATCATGTGGCCATGATTGTTGCCTCGCAGATGTGGCACGCTGCCAAAGTGCGTGGCCTTTCGGATGAGATACGCTTCTGTGATTGGAAGGGAGTACAGATGTCCACCATGAATGTGATGTACGAGGCCAAAATGCAGCTGCTCGATCTTTTGCAGCAAGCTGGCTTCCCCGAAGAGTGCATGCTATCCTATAAGGTGGACGCAAATAAGGCTGATGCCATGCTGGATTTATCGGTGGCACTGCTCTGCCAGGGTCTCTATCCCAACATCTGTGTGCACAAGGAGAAGCGCAAGGTGCTGACCACTGAATCGAGAGCAGCGTTGATCCACAAGACATCGGTGAACTGCAGCAATCTGGGTGTATCCTTTCAATATCCATTCTTCGTCTTCGGTGAAAAGATTCGCACACGCGCTGTTTCTTGCAAGCAAATGTCGATGGTGACGCCACTGCAAGTAATGATCTTTGGCTCGCGTAAAATCGATTTGGGTCCCAATAATACGGTGCGCATAGATAACTGGCTCAATTTCGAGATGAATCCCGAGCATGCGGCCAAAATTGGTGCACTAAAGCCGGCCCTGGAGGATCTTATTACCATAGCCTGTGATAATCCTGCCCAGGTGCTGCACCTGGATGAACGATACGCGAAGCTGGTACGCGTCATTCGTGATTTGTGCGTGCAGAGTGCAGGCGATTACCAACTAAGCCGTGAGAATGGCATATTGCCGCATATGAGTCGCCTTGGCGGAGAAAGCAATAGTAATAGTGGCGATGGCAGCGGATCCGGAGGAGGACCACCAACAAAACGTGGTCGCTTCGATAACGGCAGTGGCAACTTTGGAGGCGGAAGTAGGGACAGATTTGCAGGCAACAGAGGCGGAGGCTTTGGAAACCAAGGCGGCGGTAGAAACTTTGGCGGAGGCGGTGGACACTATCAAGGTAATCAAGGTGGCAGAGGACGTTATGGTAATCAGGGTGACAACAGCGGAGGTTACGGTAATCAAGGAGGCGGCGGAGGATTCAACAACCGTGGAGCTGGTGGTAATAATTATGGAGGAGGAGACAGCTTTGGGAACAACAGCTACGGGGGTAACAATAGTACGAACATCAATTCAGGAGGCGGCGGCAGTCAAGGAAGATTTTCCAATCAACGAggcttttaa